The Lasioglossum baleicum unplaced genomic scaffold, iyLasBale1 scaffold0021, whole genome shotgun sequence genome contains a region encoding:
- the LOC143219261 gene encoding odorant receptor 13a-like, which yields MNLHVATQFRILQYRLSNLKSEDVVEDSTSRVPSTTENSYIMFKKCVQHHKMLIAYCNKLEELFSPVAFSQIIIFSVLICLNGLQVLVDTNVGRRYTALFLLATFFVQLLMFTYSCDCLIQESLKVGPAVYSSPWAYLSMTLYGKMLRKDVVLVIMRSRIPCCLTAKGFFPISLETYTKVWTTAVSYFTLLRQTMDDFK from the exons ATGAATCTTCATGTAGCCACGCAATTTCGAATACTGCAGTACAGACTGTCAAACCTGAAGAGTGAAGATGTTGTTGAAGATTCAACCTCGCGAGTGCCAAGTACCACAGAGAATTCTTACATAATGTTCAAGAAATGTGTCCAGCACCACAAGATGCTTATTGCGTATTGCAACAAGCTTGAAGAACTATTTAGTCCGGTGGCGTTCTCGCAAATAATCATCTTTAGCGTGCTGATATGTCTGAATGGGTTGCAAGTACTTGTG GATACTAATGTTGGCAGACGTTATACCGCTCTGTTTCTGCTTGCCACCTTTTTCGTTCAGCTGTTGATGTTCACTTATAGCTGCGACTGTTTAATTCAGGAAAGTCTGAAAGTAGGACCTGCAGTTTATAGTTCTCCGTGGGCTTACTTGTCTATGACtttatatggaaaaatgttgcGAAAAGACGTCGTACTAGTTATCATGAGATCTAGAATTCCTTGTTGCCTAACAGCCAAAGGATTCTTCCCAATATCTTTGGAAACGTACACGAAG GTATGGACTACAGCTGTGTCATACTTCACGCTGTTGAGACAGACGATGGATGACTTCAAATAG
- the LOC143219258 gene encoding odorant receptor 10-like produces the protein MKKSTDFTINLMIPFMKYFGFWMVTGREKIFSGIIIFITYIQLIYLFSIVAYDAMFLSPDFSTQLYNMINAVSIFNSLFKLIAIHPSKRKFFNLILHLQHEFIDSEYTEHERRMLLACQRTAKIFIWSFTILVHVTVLGYAAIPFFENIGRNESDRLLVGNIWMSVIPFSPYYEIVYIIQIVCLIKIGVVYHSYDNFQCLMNLHVATQFRILHHRLESLESRYCSERFVQMSSNSHSNDSNYGADCYATFKTYIQQHKALLAYCKKLNEVFNIYALGQVILFTLILCLDAYQLLMADALPSKKMTFASHMLGCLAQLLMFTYSCDRLIEESLKVAEWAYGIPWTYFPMNKHGKMMRNDLLFLLVRSSEPCYISAYKFFPVSLQTYTTVISTGVSYFTLLKNSNDAET, from the exons ATGAAGAAGTCCACCGATTTTACTATAAACTTAATGATCCCGTTTATGAAGTATTTTGGTTTCTGGATGGTAACCGGACGCGAGAAAATATTCAGtggtattataatatttattacgtACATCCAGCTAATTTATCTGTTCAGTATTGTGGCGTATGATGCTATGTTCTTGAGTCCAGATTTCAGC ACACAACTCTACAACATGATCAACGCTGTATCAATATTCAACAGCCTCTTCAAGCTGATCGCTATACATCCATCCAAACGGAAATTTTTTAACTTGATTCTCCATTTGCAACATGAATTCATAGACTCGGAATACACTGAACACGAGAGGAGAATGTTGCTGGCTTGCCAAAGGACTGCCAAGATTTTCATCTGGAGTTTTACCATCCTTGTACATGTAACGGTATTAGGCTACGCCGCGATCCCATTTTTTG AAAATATAGGCAGGAACGAGTCGGATAGACTGCTTGTTGGGAACATATGGATGAGCGTAATTCCCTTTTCACCGTATTACGAGATCGTGTATATTATTCAG ATCGTTTGCTTGATCAAGATCGGCGTGGTCTACCACAGCTACGATAATTTTCAGTGCCTGATGAACCTACACGTAGCCACGCAATTTCGTATTCTGCATCATAGACTCGAGAGTCTGGAGAGTAGGTACTGTTCAGAGAGATTCGTTCAAATGTCTTCAAATTCACACTCGAACGATTCGAATTATGGTGCTGACTGCTACGCCACGTTCAAGACATATATTCAACAGCATAAGGCTCTTCTGGCATATTGTAAAAAGCTTAACGAAGTGTTTAATATTTATGCTTTAGGACAAGTTATATTATTTACCCTGATACTCTGTCTTGACGCGTATCAGCTGCTAATG GCAGATGCACTGCCGTCGAAAAAAATGACTTTTGCATCTCACATGCTCGGCTGCTTGGCGCAATTGTTAATGTTCACGTACAGCTGCGATCGTTTAATCGAAGAGAGCTTGAAAGTGGCCGAGTGGGCATATGGAATTCCATGGACATATTTTCCAATGAATAAACATGGAAAAATGATGCGGAACGATCTGCTATTTCTTCTCGTTAGGTCCAGTGAACCTTGTTACATCAGCGCCTACAAATTTTTTCCTGTTTCCCTCCAGACCTATACTACG GTAATAAGTACTGGAGTATCGTACTTTACACTGTTGAAGAATTCGAATGACGCTGAAACGTGA
- the LOC143219260 gene encoding odorant receptor 10-like, whose product MFGIGTDDFAISLASIFLRLTGIWTSKNRLEQCSRTVATCFTIVMTSLCILMECLDVIRGDLDAAGLLYALITILCTTNDLFKVCVLVAYKKDFLDLLSHLRQHFLESQYDTNEKTILDACKRTCAIFIGSFTFFTHVTLIGYMLVPLFLSIGKNESDRLFPYALPESPLYTTPYYEIAYFVQAIITYEIGLCHFCVDNILCIMNLHVATQFRILQYRLSNLKSDNVDDDPVTRVPSAAENSYMTFKRCVQQHKMLIAYCNKLEEVFSLIVFSQIIIFSVLICVNGLQILVVKTYLTRYTALLLLVTFFVQLLMFTYSCDGLIQESLKVAPAVYSSPWAYLPMTIYGKMLRKDVVLVIMRSRVPCCLTAKGFFPISLETYTKVWTTAMSYFTLLRQTMDDFK is encoded by the exons ATGTTCGGGATAGGTACTGACGATTTTGCAATCTCTCTAGCATCGATTTTCTTGAGGTTGACCGGTATTTGGACGTCCAAGAATCGACTCGAGCAATGCTCTCGAACTGTCGCTACATGTTTTACTATCGTAATGACATCTCTCTGTATTCTCATGGAGTGTTTGGATGTGATTCGTGGGGATCTGGACGCTGCT GGTCTACTATATGCACTTATCACTATTCTATGCACGACCAATGACCTATTCAAAGTGTGTGTGCTGGTGGCGTATAAGAAGGACTTTTTGGATTTACTGTCCCATCTACGACAACATTTTTTGGAATCGCAGTACGACACCAACGAGAAAACTATATTAGACGCATGTAAACGTACCTGCGCTATTTTCATCGGTTCCTTCACCTTCTTTACGCATGTGACTTTAATTGGCTACATGCTTGTCCCACTGTTTC taAGTATTGGGAAAAACGAATCGGACCGGCTCTTTCCGTACGCCTTGCCGGAGTCACCGCTCTATACCACACCATACTACGAGATAGCCTATTTTGTGCAG GCTATAATTACATATGAGATAGGTCTATGTCATTTTTGCGTCGACAATATTCTGTGCATCATGAATCTTCATGTAGCCACGCAATTTCGAATACTGCAGTACAGACTATCAAACCTGAAAAGTGATAATGTTGATGATGATCCAGTCACGCGTGTGCCAAGTGCCGCAGAGAATTCTTACATGACGTTCAAGAGATGTGTCCAGCAACACAAGATGCTTATTGCGTATTGCAACAAGCTTGAAGAAGTATTCAGTCTGATAGTGTTTTCGCAAATAATCATCTTTAGCGTGCTGATATGTGTGAATGGGTTGCAAATACTTGTGGTTA AAACATATTTGAC ACGTTATACCGCTCTGCTTTTGCTTGTCACCTTTTTCGTTCAGCTGTTGATGTTCACTTATAGCTGCGACGGTTTAATTCAGGAAAGTCTGAAAGTAGCACCTGCAGTTTATAGTTCTCCGTGGGCTTACTTGCCTATGACtatatatggaaaaatgttgcGAAAAGACGTCGTACTAGTTATCATGAGATCTAGAGTTCCTTGTTGCCTAACAGCTAAAGGATTCTTCCCAATATCTTTGGAAACGTACACGAAG GTGTGGACTACAGCTATGTCATACTTCACGCTGTTGAGACAGACGATGGATGATTTCAAATAG
- the LOC143219262 gene encoding odorant receptor 10-like: protein MSENLSVNCSKLKMFGIDTDDFSISLASIFMKITGIWTSKNRIEQCSRTFAACYTFFMVALCIFVQSLELIRGGLDAAGILYATINVLCAMNDLFKLVVLFVYKKDFLSLVVHLQRQFLESQYDTNEKTILDACKSTCAIFIGSFTFFTHVTLIGYILGPLIVSIGKNESDRLFPFALPESPLYATPYYEITFFVQALLVYQAGICHFCVDNILCIMNLHVATQFRILQYRLSNLKSENVGDDPVTRVPSAAENSYMTFKRCVQHHKMLIAYCNKLEEVFNLIVFSQILIFSVLICVNGLQILVDTNVGRRYTSVFFLATFFVQLLMFTYSCDGLIQESLNVAPAVYSSPWACLPMTIYGKMLRKDVILVIMRSRIPCCLTAKGFFPISLETYTKVWSTAVSYFTLLRQTMDDLEKS from the exons ATGTCAGAGAACTTGTCAGTGAATTGTTCAAAACTGAAAATGTTCGGGATAGATACTGACGATTTTTCAATCTCTCTGGCATCGATTTTCATGAAGATCACCGGTATTTGGACATCCAAGAACCGAATCGAGCAATGTTCCAGAACATTCGCTGCGTGTTATACTTTCTTCATGGTGGCTCTCTGTATTTTCGTGCAGTCTCTAGAGCTCATTCGTGGCGGGCTGGATGCTGCT GGTATTCTATATGCCACCATCAATGTTCTATGCGCGATGAACGACCTATTCAAGCTGGTCGTGCTGTTCGTGTACAAGAAGGACTTTCTCAGTTTAGTTGTCCATCTGCAACGACAGTTTTTGGAATCGCAGTATGACACCAATGAGAAAACTATATTAGACGCATGTAAAAGCACCTGTGCGATTTTCATCGGTTCCTTTACCTTCTTTACACATGTGACTTTAATTGGCTACATCCTAGGCCCACTGATTG TAAGCATTGGGAAAAACGAATCGGACAGGCTCTTTCCATTCGCCTTGCCGGAATCACCGCTCTATGCCACACCATACTACGAGATAACCTTTTTTGTGCAG GCTTTACTCGTATATCAGGCTGGTATTTGTCATTTTTGCGTCGACAATATTCTGTGCATCATGAATCTTCATGTGGCCACACAATTTCGAATACTGCAGTACAGACTATCAAACCTGAAAAGTGAGAATGTTGGTGATGATCCAGTCACGCGTGTGCCAAGTGCCGCAGAGAATTCTTACATGACGTTCAAGAGATGCGTCCAGCACCACAAGATGCTTATTGCGTATTGCAACAAGCTTGAAGAAGTATTCAATCTGATAGTGTTTTCGCAAATACTCATCTTTAGCGTGCTGATATGTGTGAATGGGTTGCAAATACTTGTG GATACTAACGTTGGCAGACGTTATACCTCTgtatttttccttgcaaccttCTTCGTTCAGCTGTTGATGTTCACTTATAGCTGCGACGGTTTAATTCAAGAAAGTCTGAATGTAGCACCAGCAGTTTATAGTTCTCCATGGGCTTGCTTGCCTATGACtatatatggaaaaatgttgcGAAAAGATGTCATACTAGTTATCATGAGATCTAGAATTCCTTGTTGCTTAACTGCCAAAGGATTCTTCCCAATATCTTTGGAAACGTACACGAAG GTATGGAGTACAGCTGTGTCATACTTCACGCTGTTGAGACAGACGATGGATGATCTCGAAAAGTCTTAA
- the LOC143219259 gene encoding odorant receptor 49b-like, with translation MFGIGSDDFALSLASIFLRLTGIWTSKNRIELCCRTFAACYSIFMVSLCVFVLSLDFIRGGLDAGDLLYALVNILCTFNDLFKMCVMFVYKKEFLVLLVHLRRHFLEADYDTYEKTIVDACRSSCAIFVSFFTFFSHMTLVGYVLGPLIVSIGKNESERMFPFNLPKVPFYTTPYFEITFFVQVLLIYQSGLCHFCFDNILCIMNLHVATQFRILQYRLSNLKCEDVVEDSASRVPSATENSYMMFKKCVQQHKRLIAFCNKLEEVFNLIALAEVFIFSMLICLSGFQMLMVSTSKMLYLVFLLYYSKSAFTATTVGRRCTFLFFFATCSVQLLMFTYSCDGLIQESLNVATAAYSSPWSYSPMNKYGKMLRKDVILVIMRSRVPCCLTAKGFFPVSLQTYTKVRKIIKKSAIYIKNNFNRPIKLTTFLKT, from the exons ATGTTCGGGATAGGTTCCGACGATTTTGCACTCTCTCTAGCATCGATTTTCTTGAGGTTGACCGGTATTTGGACGTCCAAGAACCGAATCGAGCTATGTTGTCGAACCTTCGCTGCATGTTATAGTATCTTCATGGTATCTCTCTGTGTTTTCGTGCTGTCGTTAGATTTCATTCGCGGGGGTCTGGACGCTGGT GATCTTCTGTATGCACTTGTCAATATCCTATGCACGTTCAATGATCTGTTCAAAATGTGTGTGATGTTCGTGTATAAGAAGGAATTTTTGGTTTTACTGGTCCATTTACGACGACATTTTTTGGAGGCAGACTATGACACCTACGAGAAAACGATAGTAGACGCATGCAGAAGTAGCTGTGCGATTTTCGTCAGTTTCTTCACCTTCTTTTCGCATATGACATTAGTTGGCTACGTCCTAGGCCCACTGATTG TAAGCATTGGGAAAAACGAATCGGAAAGGATGTTTCCATTTAACTTGCCGAAGGTGCCGTTCTACACTACACCATACTTCGAAATAACGTTCTTTGTGCAG GTTCTACTCATATATCAGTCTGGTCTTTgtcatttttgtttcgacaaTATTCTGTGCATCATGAATCTTCATGTGGCCACACAATTTCGAATACTGCAGTACAGACTATCAAACCTGAAGTGTGAGGATGTTGTTGAAGATTCGGCCTCGCGAGTGCCAAGTGCCACAGAGAATTCTTACATGATGTTCAAGAAATGTGTCCAACAGCACAAGAGGCTTATTGCGTTTTGCAACAAGCTTGAAGAAGTGTTCAATCTGATAGCGTTGGCGGAAGTATTCATCTTTAGCATGCTGATATGTCTCAGTGGGTTTCAAATGCTTATGGTTAGTACAAGTAAAATGTTGTATTTGGTGTTTTTACTATATTACAGTAAATCCGCATTTACT GCAACTACAGTTGGCAGACGTTGcacttttctatttttctttgcGACCTGCTCCGTTCAGCTGCTGATGTTCACCTATAGCTGCGACGGTTTGATTCAGGAAAGTCTGAATGTAGCAACAGCAGCTTACAGTTCACCGTGGTCTTACTCGCCTATGAataaatatggaaaaatgttgcGAAAGGACGTCATACTAGTTATCATGAGATCCAGAGTTCCTTGTTGCTTAACAGCCAAAGGATTCTTCCCTGTATCTTTGCAAACGTACACGAAGGtacgaaaaattataaaaaaaagcgcCATCTAcatcaaaaataattttaatcgacCTATAAAGCTTACCACTTTTCTGAAGACGTAA
- the LOC143219263 gene encoding odorant receptor 13a-like, translated as MLGVHTDDLSIAVTAFFMKATGLWTSKNRAEKWSRDVAAFYTIFTMSLFILLQSTAFIRGGLDFSAFLYSLVSILSVSDGLFKMCVVFVYKKDFLTLVVHLRRQFLESDYDTYERPMVDATKKTCAVFILLLTVFTNMTALSYIVVPLIVSIGRNETDRLLPFSLWEVPFSYTPYYEVTFFVEALLIYQSGICHFCFDNVLCIMNLHVTTQFRILQYRLSNLKSSTVLEDSDTRVPSAAENTHSLFKRYVQQHQTLIAFCNKLEEVFNLMVLSEMLTFSVVICLDGLQVIMATTVAGRRYTFLFFLMTTFVQLLMFTYSCDGLIQESLNVATAVYSSPWTYLPMNKHGKMLRNDVVMVIMRSRIPCCLTAKGFFPISLQTYTKVWSTAASYFTLLRQTMDELESS; from the exons ATGTTAGGGGTGCATACTGACGATTTGTCGATCGCTGTGACAGCGTTTTTCATGAAAGCCACCGGCCTTTGGACATCGAAAAACCGAGCCGAGAAATGGTCGAGAGACGTCGCAGCGTTTTATACCATCTTCACGATGTCTCTCTTCATTTTGCTGCAATCAACCGCTTTCATCCGTGGCGGGCTCGATTTCAGT GCTTTCCTGTATTCACTTGTCAGCATTCTGAGCGTGAGCGATGGCCTGTTCAAAATGTGCGTGGTGTTCGTGTACAAGAAGGATTTCTTGACTTTAGTGGTCCATCTACGACGACAGTTCTTAGAATCGGATTACGACACCTACGAGAGACCAATGGTGGACGCAACGAAGAAAACCTGCGCGGTTTTTATTCTCCTCCTCACCGTATTCACTAACATGACAGCACTTTCCTACATCGTAGTCCCACTGATAG TCAGTATTGGGCGAAACGAAACAGACAGACTGCTTCCGTTCAGCTTGTGGGAAGTGCCGTTCAGTTATACACCATACTACGAAGTAACATTTTTTGTGGAG GCTTTACTTATTTACCAGTCCGGTATATGTCATTTTTGCTTCGACAATGTTCTCTGCATCATGAATCTTCACGTGACTACACAATTTCGCATACTGCAGTATAGACTATCGAACCTGAAGAGCAGTACTGTCCTCGAAGATTCGGACACCCGAGTGCCAAGCGCCGCGGAGAATACTCACAGTCTATTCAAGAGATACGTCCAACAGCATCAGACGCTTATTGCATTTTGCAACAAGCTTGAAGAAGTATTCAATCTGATGGTGTTGAGTGAAATGCTCACCTTCAGCGTGGTGATATGTCTCGACGGATTGCAAGTGATTATG GCAACTACAGTTGCTGGCAGACGTTatacttttctatttttcctTATGACCACGTTCGTGCAGCTGTTGATGTTCACCTATAGCTGTGATGGGTTAATTCAGGAAAGTCTGAATGTGGCAACGGCAGTTTACAGTTCACCGTGGACTTACTTGCCCATGAATAAACACGGGAAAATGTTGCGAAACGACGTCGTAATGGTTATCATGAGATCCAGAATCCCTTGTTGCTTAACAGCCAAAGGATTCTTCCCGATATCTTTGCAAACGTACACGAAG GTATGGAGTACAGCTGCTTCGTACTTCACATTGTTGAGACAGACGATGGATGAATTGGAAAGTTCTTAG
- the LOC143219289 gene encoding odorant receptor 13a-like, with product MGLKHGKGFSIVLSAILMKCVGIWFADNPFEQRLRNGTLIYTVIAIVFGVWVQAEDLFHTWDDFGARTYIACNIMCLNIALLKIFIISLHKKKFLGLVEYMDRNFWHSNYAPYEQMIFLSWKRVCTYFICIFTFFTEASIMGYAIRPIVANVGRNDSDRILPFNMWINLPWTLTPYFEITFVLQVLSLYHVGVCYICCDNFLCIMNLHVAGQFRILQNRLKNIHRSQSADYKHEKWNDRALQSQEKQYYTFKSYVQQHQALIAYCAELEHIFSPIVLAQVLTFSLLICFVGYQAILADVPITRRIIFVNLLTSSMCQLLMFTYSCDCLIRESAAIATAAYAVPWMKFSMDKFGKQLRRDLQFVVMRTTRPCCLTANKFFAVSLETYTSVLSTAMSYFTLLKQNSSHEMGL from the exons ATGGGCTTAAAGCATGGCAAAGGTTTTTCTATCGTTCTATCAGCTATCTTGATGAAGTGTGTCGGAATTTGGTTCGCGGATAATCCTTTCGAACAACGTTTGAGGAATGGTACGCTAATCTACACTGTGATTGCTATTGTTTTTGGTGTGTGGGTGCAGGCGGAGGACCTTTTTCACACGTGGGATGACTTCGGT GCTCGAACGTATATCGCGTGCAACATTATGTGCCTGAACATCGCGTTGCTCAAGATATTCATTATATCCTtgcataaaaagaaatttctagGTTTGGTCGAGTACATGGACAGAAACTTTTGGCACTCGAACTATGCACCATATGAGCAAATGATCTTTCTTAGTTGGAAACGCGTCTGCACTTACTTTATCTGCATCTTTACTTTCTTCACGGAGGCCtccattatgggttatgcgatcaGGCCAATTGTAG CAAATGTTGGCAGAAATGACTCGGACAGGATACTTCCGTTCAATATGTGGATCAATTTGCCGTGGACTTTGACGCCATACTTCGAAATAACTTTTGTGTTGCAG GTCCTATCTCTGTATCACGTGGGCGTATGTTACATTTGCTGCGACAATTTCCTGTGCATCATGAACCTGCACGTAGCcggccagtttcgcatattgcaaaacagaTTGAAGAACATTCATAGATCACAAAGCGCCGATTACAAACACGAAAAATGGAACGACCGTGCGCTGCAGTCGCAGGAGAAACAGTACTACACATTCAAAAGTTACGTGCAGCAACATCAAGCGCTCATTGCGTACTGCGCCGAGCTTGAACACATCTTCAGTCCGATCGTACTTGCGCAAGTGCTGACATTCAGCTTGCTGATTTGTTTCGTGGGATATCAAGCGATTTTG GCAGATGTACCGATAACGAGGCGTATTATATTTGTAAACCTTTTGACGTCGAGTATGTGTCAGCTGTTAATGTTCACGTACAGTTGTGATTGCTTGATACGCGAAAGTGCAGCAATAGCCACAGCTGCGTACGCAGTCCCGTGGATGAAGTTCTCCATGGATAAATTTGGAAAACAGCTTCGAAGGGATTTGCAATTTGTTGTGATGAGAACGACGCGGCCTTGCTGTCTAACTGCGAACAAATTTTTTGCAGTTTCACTGGAAACTTACACGAGC GTACTGAGCACTGCAATGTCATACTTCACACTGTTAAAACAAAACTCTTCTCACGAAATGGGATTGTAA